A portion of the Oncorhynchus masou masou isolate Uvic2021 chromosome 11, UVic_Omas_1.1, whole genome shotgun sequence genome contains these proteins:
- the foxr1 gene encoding forkhead box protein R1, which translates to MSLQFQTRSRFLELHLSNSLNDWDMDEEIKLTTTTDQFYQAGDKRNDEYLVQWQYARISRRKDDLSFQNYQKSVEDSPIQPNLWLIVNPNLACPIKYPKKVTKILSPKVPLKHLEPVPKPTVTHVKPKSIPNVLPVSPTEVTCLADSRHDASSSECMLTDEDDASSVDVPVCRKVKTARKAKAPKGGPRKLSLAQSKRLQRVLQDSNNLKSGAWLRPPVNYCILIAMAIGSSRTGSLNVQQIYNFTREHFPFFQTAPDGWKNTIRHNLCFSNSFRKTPQQVCSEGKRKSCLWHLTLEGRRRLRDEIHTLTGDSYKVLKRSMNNPDLIQTLFAL; encoded by the exons ATGTCTCTACAATTCCAAACTCGAAGCAGGTTTCTTGAGCTCCATCTTTCAAACAGCCTTAACGACTGGGATATGGATGAAGAGATCAAGCTGACCACAACAACTGACCAATTTTACCAAG CAGGAGACAAACGGAATGATGAGTATCTGGTTCAGTGGCAGTATGCAAGAATATCGAGAAGAAAGGACGACCTCTCTTTTCAAAACTATCAGAAATCAGTTGAGG ACTCTCCAATACAGCCAAATCTGTGGTTGATTGTCAACCCCAACCTAGCCTGCCCAATTAAGTATCCCAAAAAAGTAACAAAGATATTGAGTCCCAAGGTGCCACTGAAACACCTGGAACCAGTACCCAAGCCCACAGTCACCCATGTCAAACCCAAGTCTATCCCAAATGTGCTTCCAGTTTCACCTACTGAGGTCACCTGCTTGGCCGACTCTCGACATGACGCGTCCTCCAGTGAATGCATG CTTACAGATGAGGATGACGCCTCTTCGGTGGATGTCCCCGTTTGTCGGAAAGTCAAAACTGCCCGCAAGGCAAAGGCCCCTAAGGGTGGACCACGAAAGCTTAGTCTGGCCCAAAGCAAGCGCCTCCAACGGGTCCTTCAAGACAGCAACAACCTGAAGAGCGGAGCCTGGCTGCGTCCCCCTGTCAACTACTGCATCTTAATCGCCATGGCTATTGGCAGCAGCCGCACTGGCAGCCTCAATGTCCAGCAGATCTATAACTTCACAAG AGAGCACTTCCCCTTCTTCCAGACAGCCCCTGACGGCTGGAAGAACACTATCCGCCACAACCTGTGTTTCAGCAACAGCTTTCGTAAGACCCCCCAGCAGGTGTGCAGCGAGGGGAAGAGGAAGTCCTGTCTGTGGCACCTGACTCTAGAAGGACGCCGGAGGCTGAGGGATGAAATCCACACCCTTACCGGGGACTCGTACAAAGTGTTGAAGAGAAGCATGAATAATCCTG ATCTGATTCAGACTTTGTTTGCGCTATGA